A genomic window from Silene latifolia isolate original U9 population chromosome 11, ASM4854445v1, whole genome shotgun sequence includes:
- the LOC141611667 gene encoding phototropic-responsive NPH3 family protein NPY1, whose translation MKFMKLGSKPDAFHSDGNSIRYVSSDLATDVTLSVGEVKFLLHKFPLLSKSSCLQKLILKADEENSDEIQLDDFPGGPKAFDICAKFCYGMTVTLNAYNVVAARCAAEYLGMTENVDRGNLIYKIEAFLNTSIFRSWKDSIIALQTTKSLLPWSEDLNIIGRCIDSIASKASVDPTKVTWSYKHNRKLATADIIVEHESLESVPKDWWVEDICELDIEMYKRVMIIVKSKGRMDGVVVGEALRTYAVRWLPESIEALISDDHIERNKSLIETIICLLPPEKSLGCSCSFLLKLLKVGVLVEVDDSVREELVNKVSLKLDQASVKDLLITARPPQSTVYDVELFSCIVKRFALHDEGDVDFALSGKSWLNVSGLVDAYLAEVAFDPNLSPSTFIELSRLIPETARPIHDALYRAVDIYLKEHPDLTKAQKKQICGLLNVKKFTMDASMHAAQNERLPLRVVVQVLYFEQMRVATTTQPLSTTSNNTSSSTPNEEEEWDRRTLGSCKSLRKQMDKTKIEEDKELQKNGKMLSKKSSVNSRSGAQLLPSRSRRIFDKLWGLGKGNGESKSSGTSGSSQSPTMSLAPGDTKSSGSSSRHRRHSIS comes from the exons ATGAAGTTTATGAAACTGGGCTCAAAGCCTGATGCTTTTCACTCTGATGGAAACTCTATCAG ATATGTCTCTTCTGACCTTGCCACAGATGTTACTCTCTCTGTTGGTGAAGTGAAGTTCCTCCTTCACAAG TTTCCTCTCCTGTCCAAGAGCAGTTGCCTGCAAAAACTTATACTAAAAGCCGATGAAGAGAATTCAGATGAAATTCAGCTGGACGACTTTCCTGGTGGGCCAAAAGCGTTTGACATATGTGCCAAATTCTGCTATGGTATGACTGTTACCCTAAATGCTTACAATGTTGTTGCTGCACGCTGTGCTGCTGAGTACCTCGGCATGACTGAGAATGTTGACCGAGGAAATCTCATCTACAAGATTGAAGCTTTTCTGAACACCAGTATCTTTCGGAGTTGGAAAGATTCAATCATTGCCCTTCAAACCACAAAATCTCTACTTCCATGGTCTGAAGATCTAAATATTATTGGGAGATGCATAGACTCTATTGCATCAAAGGCCTCAGTGGACCCTACAAAAGTCACTTGGTCTTACAAACATAACCGGAAATTAGCAACCGCAGACATAATTGTTGAGCATGAGTCCCTAGAATCAGTTCCAAAAGATTGGTGGGTTGAAGATATATGTGAGTTAGATATTGAAATGTACAAGCGGGTTATGATTATTGTGAAGTCCAAGGGGAGGATGGACGGGGTTGTGGTTGGGGAAGCGCTTAGAACATACGCTGTCAGATGGCTGCCGGAATCTATTGAAGCTCTGATTTCTGATGACCATATTGAAAGAAATAAATCTCTGATTGAAACAATCATATGTTTATTGCCACCTGAGAAATCATTGGGTTGCTCTTGTAGCTTCTTACTCAAACTATTGAAAGTTGGTGTTCTAGTTGAAGTTGATGATTCGGTGAGGGAAGAGTTGGTGAACAAAGTTAGCTTGAAGCTGGATCAAGCATCGGTGAAAGACCTTCTAATCACAGCAAGGCCTCCCCAGAGTACAGTTTACGATGTTGAATTGTTTTCGTGCATTGTGAAAAGATTTGCGCTACATGACGAGGGTGATGTGGATTTTGCTTTGAGTGGTAAATCTTGGTTGAATGTCAGTGGATTAGTTGATGCTTACCTGGCGGAAGTTGCATTTGATCCTAATCTGTCCCCATCGACCTTCATTGAATTATCGAGATTGATACCTGAGACAGCTAGACCAATTCATGATGCACTCTACCGGGCTGTTGACATTTACCTAAAG GAGCACCCTGACTTGACAAAAGCTCAGAAAAAGCAGATATGTGGGTTGCTGAACGTAAAGAAATTTACAATGGATGCATCAATGCACGCAGCACAGAACGAGCGTCTCCCTCTTCGAGTGGTGGTACAAGTATTGTACTTTGAGCAGATGAGGGTAGCAACCACTACACAACCTCTCAGCACCACTTCTAACAACACTTCCTCATCCACGCCCAATGAAGAAGAAGAGTGGGACCGACGAACTCTAGGGAGTTGCAAGTCACTGAGGAAACAGATGGATAAAACGAAGATTGAGGAGGACAAAGAACTGCAGAAGAACGGGAAAATGCTGTCCAAGAAGAGTAGTGTAAACAGTCGAAGTGGGGCTCAGTTATTGCCTTCTCGTTCAAGGAGAATATTCGATAAGCTATGGGGTTTAGGAAAGGGGAATGGAGAGAGCAAGAGCTCGGGGACAAGCGGGAGTTCTCAGTCACCCACTATGTCATTGGCTCCCGGTGATACCAAGTCTTCCGGTTCTTCATCAAGACACCGGAGGCATTCAATCTCTTGA